From the genome of Frateuria soli:
GCCGGCGACAGCCGCCCGCGTACCGCGTTGGCGACCAGGTAGAACATCTCGTCCAGCCGCGCGCGGTCGGCCAGGCTGAGTTGCCCCAGCGCGAACAGCGACTGGCCCTCGGCCAGGTGGTGCTGGGCCTCGTGGTAGAGCTCCAGCGGCGGGCGTTCGCCCAGCGCGGCGTGCACCTCGCGCAGGTGGCGCAGCACGGTCGGCTCGCCCTCGCGCGCCGGCGGCAGCGCGCCCGTGGGCACCTCCTCCACTTCGGTCACGTCGGACACCAGCACCGCGTGGTGCGCGGTCATCGCGCGGCCGGCCTCGGTGAGGATGTGCGGTGCGGCCAGGCCTTCGGCGGCTACGGCATCGGCGAGCGACTGCACGATGGTCAGCGCGTACTGCTCCATCGAGTAGTTGATCGAGTTGTGGCTGCGCGAGCGTGAGCCCTCGTAGTCCACCCCCAGGCCACCGCCGACGTCGACGATTTGCAGCGGCACGCCCAGGCGCGAGAGCTCCACGAAATACCGCGTCGCTTCGCGCATGCCGTTGGCGATATCACGCACGTTGGAGATCTGCGAGCCCATGTGGAAGTGCTGCAGCTTGAGCGTGTGCTTGAGCCCCGCCTCGTCCAGCGCGGCCACCAGCTCGAGCACCTGCACCGGCGACAGGCCGAACTTGCCCTTGTCGCCACCGGTGTTCTGCCACTTGCCGGCGCCGATCGAGGCCAGCCGCACGCGCACGCCGAGCAGCGGCTCGACATCCAGCGCCTTCGCCTCCGCGATCACGTGTTCCAGCTCGGAGAGCTTCTCGATCACGATGAACACGCGCAGCCCCAGCTTGCGCCCGATCAGGGCCAGGCGGATGTACTCGCGGTCCTTGTACCCGTTGCAGATCACGATCGAGCCGGGCCGGGCCAGTGCCAGCACCGCCATCAGCTCGGGCTTGGAGCCCGCCTCCAGGCCGAAGCCCTGGCTGCCGGCGGCCACCAGCTCCTGCACCACGCCGCGCTGCTGGTTGACCTTGATCGGGAAGATCGCGGTGTAGCCGCCGGCGTAGCCGGTTTCACCGATCGCGCGGGCGAACGCGCCCTGCATGCGCCGGAGGCGGTCGGCCAGGATGTCGGGAAAGCGCACCAGCAGCGGCAACCGCAGGCCCTGCGCCTTCGCCTGCTCGACGATCTGCGGCAGCGACAGCGAGGGGCCATTCGCGCCGCGCGGGCGCATCACGATGCCCCCCGCGGCATCGATGTCGACGTAGCCGTCGCTCCAGTAGGGCACGGCATACAGTTGGCGGGCGTCGTCGACGGACCAGGACGTGGACATGGCAAGGGTCTCCTTCGAGGCAAACGGGATCCATGCACGTCGCAGCGGCGAGCCTTGACGTATTGCTCGATCGAGCGGAAGGCCTGCCGGCCGGAAGCCTCGCACGCCGCGGGGCCGGTCAGGCTTCGTGGGCGGCTGGCGGCCGGCCCGGGGGCGCATTGTAGCGGCGACCGGCGGCAACAGGGGGTCAACGCGCACATTGCGTGTGCGCGGATGCCGCTACAATGCCGCTCTTTTCACGGCCCCCCCATGCAGGACAGCCCCATGTCGCAACTCAGCTGGTTCACCGAGGCCCACCAGACCTCCGGCTCTTCCATCGGCTTCCGGGTGGAAAAGCTGCTGCATGCGGAGAAGACCCCGTTCCAGACCATCGAGATCTACCAGACCACCGACTGGGGCAACCTGATGGTGATCGATGGCTGCGTGATGCTGACCAGCCGCGACAATTTCCTCTACCACGAGATGATGACCCACCCGGCGCTGTTCACCCATGCGCGCGCCAAGCGCGTGGTGATCATCGGCGGCGGCGACTGCGGCACGCTGCGCGAGGTGCTCAAGCACGAGGAAGTCGAACACGCCGCG
Proteins encoded in this window:
- the speA gene encoding biosynthetic arginine decarboxylase, with amino-acid sequence MSTSWSVDDARQLYAVPYWSDGYVDIDAAGGIVMRPRGANGPSLSLPQIVEQAKAQGLRLPLLVRFPDILADRLRRMQGAFARAIGETGYAGGYTAIFPIKVNQQRGVVQELVAAGSQGFGLEAGSKPELMAVLALARPGSIVICNGYKDREYIRLALIGRKLGLRVFIVIEKLSELEHVIAEAKALDVEPLLGVRVRLASIGAGKWQNTGGDKGKFGLSPVQVLELVAALDEAGLKHTLKLQHFHMGSQISNVRDIANGMREATRYFVELSRLGVPLQIVDVGGGLGVDYEGSRSRSHNSINYSMEQYALTIVQSLADAVAAEGLAAPHILTEAGRAMTAHHAVLVSDVTEVEEVPTGALPPAREGEPTVLRHLREVHAALGERPPLELYHEAQHHLAEGQSLFALGQLSLADRARLDEMFYLVANAVRGRLSPADRAHRVLLDELDEKLVDKYFLNFSVFESVPDIWAIDQIFPIVPVTRLDEAPTRRGVIVDLTCDSDGRIDHYVDAEGVDVSLPLHRPRPGEDYCLGLFMVGAYQETLGDIHNLFGDTDAVNVRANGEGYVFDHVRRGDTTDLMLDYVGYDLAALRRSYRERIAAAGIAGEPAEALYRDLDAGLTAYTYLAD